The following proteins are co-located in the Desulfovibrio intestinalis genome:
- a CDS encoding cobaltochelatase CobT-related protein, protein MIRTKDVLNCLPLLASVLGDQYGVQVRIGGNEACTNGKVIQLPSLPMDCEPELLALARSFIDHESGHIRHTDFGVLQAANLDPVTFNLFNCLEDWRIEKKLSGIFPGCRHNLNWLIRRFFVEQAQPRAGDDSPALAVLDYVLLTVRAWDVEEVNIPRMVAAEVLRQHFPGLKEVLDAILAKVFIHCPDTAAAIASARQLAQSIRQWEPQQQEKKTRRNGADHTDSTSQGDQDISSDCASQTQQPIFPSKAKAQLTALFHAEAQDLPQNLGELLSTVLNLFQAESAFEKVTVAIEGFRQSGALPEKQKLQALQASIALRTRLQGLLQARTQKRCSIGRRGALHTGSLHRLQTGNPRIFCREAEQTDLNTAVHILLDVSGSMSGAPIVLARQACFAVAKALENIKGVNPAVTAFPALASTSSVFPIMRHGQKVPDSFDINASGGTPLAPALWWAMQTMLFLREQRKIILIITDGVPDSTHAATHVVGVAQKLGFEVYGLGIRDEHISHLLPQTSRVINDLPDLAPTMFDMLQDALLKGWAS, encoded by the coding sequence ATGATACGTACAAAAGACGTTCTCAACTGTCTGCCCCTGCTGGCGTCCGTGCTGGGCGACCAGTACGGGGTACAGGTACGTATCGGTGGCAATGAAGCCTGCACTAACGGCAAGGTCATTCAACTGCCCTCATTGCCGATGGATTGCGAACCGGAATTGCTGGCATTGGCAAGGTCGTTTATCGATCATGAATCCGGCCATATCCGGCATACGGATTTTGGCGTGCTACAAGCCGCCAACCTTGATCCTGTGACCTTCAACCTCTTTAACTGCCTGGAGGATTGGCGCATCGAGAAAAAGCTGTCTGGCATTTTCCCTGGCTGCCGACACAACTTAAACTGGTTGATACGACGATTCTTTGTGGAGCAGGCACAGCCAAGGGCCGGGGATGATTCCCCGGCCCTTGCTGTTTTGGACTATGTGCTGTTGACCGTGCGGGCTTGGGATGTGGAAGAAGTTAACATTCCACGCATGGTAGCAGCAGAGGTGCTACGCCAGCACTTCCCCGGCCTGAAAGAAGTGCTGGATGCCATTCTGGCCAAGGTTTTCATCCATTGCCCGGACACGGCTGCAGCCATTGCCTCTGCCCGTCAATTGGCCCAGAGCATCCGGCAGTGGGAGCCGCAACAGCAAGAGAAGAAAACCAGAAGAAACGGAGCTGACCACACTGATTCTACCTCGCAAGGAGATCAGGATATTTCGTCTGATTGTGCATCTCAAACGCAGCAGCCCATATTCCCAAGCAAGGCCAAAGCCCAGCTTACAGCCCTATTCCATGCCGAAGCCCAAGACCTGCCTCAAAACCTGGGTGAGCTTCTTTCAACGGTACTTAATCTTTTTCAGGCAGAATCGGCCTTTGAGAAGGTTACGGTGGCTATTGAAGGGTTTCGACAGTCAGGGGCATTACCGGAAAAGCAGAAACTGCAAGCCCTTCAGGCCAGCATTGCCTTGCGCACACGTCTTCAGGGGCTTTTGCAGGCTCGGACACAAAAACGCTGTAGCATCGGTCGGCGCGGGGCCTTACACACCGGATCGCTCCATCGGCTGCAGACGGGCAATCCGCGTATCTTCTGCAGGGAGGCAGAACAAACCGACCTCAACACTGCTGTGCATATCCTGCTGGACGTCAGCGGCAGTATGAGCGGCGCTCCCATCGTTCTGGCAAGGCAGGCGTGCTTTGCTGTGGCAAAAGCGCTGGAAAATATCAAAGGCGTAAATCCTGCGGTCACGGCTTTTCCCGCGCTGGCTTCCACAAGTTCTGTATTCCCCATCATGAGGCATGGTCAAAAGGTGCCGGACAGCTTTGACATCAACGCTTCAGGTGGAACCCCTCTGGCTCCGGCTTTGTGGTGGGCTATGCAGACAATGCTGTTCCTCAGGGAGCAACGAAAAATAATTCTCATCATCACTGACGGTGTGCCTGATAGCACACACGCAGCAACCCACGTCGTGGGCGTAGCGCAAAAGCTTGGTTTTGAGGTGTATGGGCTTGGCATCCGTGATGAACATATATCCCATCTGCTGCCGCAGACCAGTCGGGTCATCAATGATCTGCCTGACCTGGCCCCCACCATGTTTGACATGCTTCAGGACGCTCTGCTGAAAGGATGGGCATCATGA
- a CDS encoding site-specific integrase yields MLGYTGNRQSPFLYLKGRIFYYRYKLPKRFARGGSTKEIRISLRTAYQSQAARMAAYLHSLTTESLERWTMGEHDDFTENMKRIAELRKFLQNELDKILDAPGKRDLPPSDIRKRLNGYLKYQLDQEAVSPEPPDIIEIEDEKGLVERVDLAQVSEEIAANLLYNLNTGENFDNDIQRCVFELVKSGVFEASEVSRDNVDGLTRSFLAMQISLEKIRAARLKGDFSYEQPYHQAEYTPYPQIEMPAEETTPYLSELIEKYCIIKINDGAWVQRSLADHKNRVTSLLRIIGDKPIHSITRKDMRNFRDTLQKLPPRWREQLDKSELSVEDFIEKHKNKTSLSIKSINVIVEAVSGMFTWAMRENLIERNPAQGLGIKDTQQDIEKRLPLSDDDIKLIFFNGDYKPGAFKNPAFYWAPLIALYTGMRLEEICQLHCEDIYDENGIFLIDIREDSSDGLCDKILKTKNAKRKIPLHDDMIKLGLILYRDDVIKNNQIRLFPALNKTEKSPKYGKQVGKAFGLLLKEKRIADGKSFHSLRHSFSNFFKIRNMHTDMFRQVFGHEIQNLAGRQYGDKFSIKQIYEELISKISFEK; encoded by the coding sequence ATGCTTGGCTACACAGGTAATCGCCAATCCCCCTTCCTTTACCTAAAGGGAAGGATTTTCTACTATCGCTATAAACTTCCTAAGCGATTCGCTAGGGGAGGCTCAACGAAGGAAATCCGAATCAGCCTACGAACTGCCTATCAATCCCAGGCAGCGCGTATGGCTGCTTATCTGCATTCCTTGACTACAGAATCTTTGGAGCGTTGGACGATGGGCGAGCATGATGATTTTACAGAAAACATGAAGAGAATTGCTGAACTTCGCAAATTTCTTCAGAATGAATTGGACAAAATCCTTGATGCGCCAGGCAAACGAGATTTACCCCCTTCCGATATTCGTAAACGGCTGAACGGATATTTGAAGTATCAGCTTGACCAAGAAGCAGTATCGCCTGAGCCTCCTGATATCATTGAAATTGAAGATGAGAAGGGCCTCGTCGAACGGGTTGATTTGGCACAAGTAAGTGAAGAGATTGCTGCAAATTTACTTTACAATCTCAATACAGGGGAAAATTTTGATAACGATATTCAGCGGTGTGTATTTGAACTCGTTAAAAGCGGTGTATTCGAAGCTTCAGAAGTCTCTCGTGATAATGTAGATGGACTTACCAGAAGTTTTTTGGCTATGCAGATCAGCCTCGAAAAAATCAGGGCAGCGAGGCTTAAGGGAGATTTTTCATACGAGCAACCCTACCATCAAGCAGAATATACACCATACCCACAAATTGAAATGCCTGCTGAAGAAACAACTCCCTATCTTAGTGAACTGATAGAGAAATACTGTATTATAAAAATTAATGATGGCGCATGGGTCCAGCGCTCTCTTGCCGACCACAAGAACAGAGTTACAAGCCTATTACGGATTATCGGTGATAAACCAATACATTCAATCACTAGAAAAGATATGCGTAACTTTAGAGATACGCTTCAAAAACTTCCTCCGCGCTGGCGCGAGCAGTTAGATAAATCTGAGCTTTCTGTTGAAGATTTTATTGAAAAGCACAAAAATAAAACATCATTAAGTATTAAGAGTATCAATGTAATTGTGGAAGCAGTTTCCGGAATGTTTACTTGGGCTATGCGTGAAAATTTAATTGAGCGCAACCCTGCTCAAGGCCTTGGCATTAAAGACACACAACAGGACATAGAGAAGAGGCTTCCCCTCTCTGATGATGATATAAAGCTGATATTTTTTAATGGGGATTATAAGCCAGGTGCCTTTAAAAATCCCGCTTTTTACTGGGCTCCCTTGATTGCTCTCTATACCGGGATGCGACTTGAAGAAATATGCCAACTTCATTGCGAGGATATCTATGACGAAAATGGCATATTTTTAATTGATATTCGAGAAGATAGTTCTGATGGACTATGTGATAAAATATTAAAAACAAAAAATGCAAAACGAAAAATACCACTGCATGACGATATGATAAAATTGGGACTTATATTATACCGCGATGATGTAATAAAAAATAATCAAATTAGGTTGTTTCCAGCTCTAAATAAAACAGAAAAATCTCCAAAATATGGTAAGCAGGTTGGAAAAGCGTTTGGATTGCTCCTAAAAGAAAAGAGAATTGCTGATGGAAAAAGTTTTCATTCGCTCCGTCACTCCTTCTCAAATTTTTTCAAAATTAGAAATATGCATACAGACATGTTTAGACAGGTGTTTGGACATGAAATTCAAAATCTGGCAGGAAGGCAATATGGTGATAAGTTTTCAATAAAACAAATCTATGAGGAACTTATTTCAAAAATTTCCTTCGAGAAATAG
- a CDS encoding DUF3150 domain-containing protein encodes MTPIVSDIRILDNLLALNLNVSLWSARRKMSQEDLGGAELPPEDLASLGSKRIADPENLKVFGTLKARAFNYLDRHGVRFMSGWAIPEEKAGEIVHELCNIRNNFQKEKESFLAGYDQNVQSWIEKHHQWGEIIRNSIVGPDYVRARMDFRWQLYKVSPLEQHIDNTAVLEAGLAEEVQGLGGTLFGEVAKSAEDIWRRVYHGKTEVTHKALSPLRTLHTKLTGLSFVEPHVAPVADIVQAALLRIPKKGNIIGTDLLLLQGLVCLLKDSDALVAHAQKVIEGYGPAFVLDALLAGANSISDLDSGDDRIDGNVDGDPDDTPILPDTLSVETAVPHPAIPSLGLW; translated from the coding sequence ATGACACCGATTGTTTCTGACATTCGCATTCTGGACAATTTGCTGGCCCTTAACCTCAATGTCAGTCTGTGGTCAGCCCGACGCAAGATGAGCCAGGAGGACCTGGGCGGCGCGGAACTGCCACCCGAAGACCTGGCGTCCCTTGGTTCCAAACGCATCGCCGACCCGGAAAACCTCAAAGTGTTCGGCACACTCAAGGCCCGTGCCTTCAACTATCTGGACAGACACGGCGTGCGCTTCATGTCCGGCTGGGCCATTCCTGAAGAAAAAGCCGGTGAAATCGTGCATGAGCTTTGCAACATCCGCAACAACTTCCAGAAAGAAAAGGAATCCTTTCTGGCAGGCTATGACCAAAATGTGCAAAGCTGGATAGAAAAGCATCATCAATGGGGCGAGATTATACGCAACTCCATTGTGGGGCCGGACTATGTCCGCGCCCGCATGGATTTTCGCTGGCAGTTGTACAAGGTGTCTCCGCTGGAGCAACATATAGATAACACAGCCGTGCTGGAAGCTGGTCTGGCAGAAGAGGTGCAGGGTCTCGGAGGAACGCTCTTTGGCGAAGTGGCCAAATCCGCCGAAGACATCTGGCGCAGGGTTTACCACGGCAAGACGGAAGTAACCCACAAGGCCCTTTCTCCTCTGCGGACTCTGCATACCAAGCTCACGGGCTTGTCGTTTGTGGAACCGCATGTAGCTCCTGTAGCAGATATCGTGCAGGCCGCACTGCTACGCATACCCAAGAAGGGCAATATCATCGGCACAGACTTGCTGCTTCTGCAAGGTCTGGTCTGCCTGCTTAAGGACAGTGATGCTCTGGTGGCACACGCCCAGAAAGTTATCGAAGGCTACGGCCCGGCCTTTGTGCTGGACGCCTTGCTGGCTGGGGCGAACAGTATTTCCGACCTGGATAGCGGGGATGACCGAATCGATGGCAATGTTGATGGCGACCCGGATGACACGCCCATCCTGCCGGATACGCTCTCAGTGGAAACGGCTGTGCCGCATCCCGCCATTCCCAGCCTAGGCCTGTGGTGA